In Zea mays cultivar B73 chromosome 7, Zm-B73-REFERENCE-NAM-5.0, whole genome shotgun sequence, the following proteins share a genomic window:
- the LOC103632100 gene encoding rRNA biogenesis protein RRP5: MAPPHVTRKKGKGAGGKTDLRPDRKQFKRHHKEDAAAEQGDGNGEPGSDLEDNISNTCLEIANGTEANAKKSDKQLKKEARKQRELEISAMEERALQEDIPQTPDDFEKLVRSSPNSSFIWIKYMATLLDLADVKKARAVAERALKTIIPREEEEKLNVWVAYFNLENEYGSPREDAVKKVFQRALQYCDPKKLHLALLAMYERTEQYELADELLDRITKRFKTSCKIWLCRIQFALKQGKDVEYIKAIVNRALLSLPHRKRIKFLSQTAILEFKCGVPEEGRSRFELILREYPKRTDLWSVYLDQEIRLGDVEVIRALFERRVACLTLPPKKMQFLFKKYLNFEKSLGKDNERIQLVQQKAIEYVQSSLPSQDNS, from the exons ATGGCGCCGCCTCACGTCACCAGGAAGAAGGGAAAGGGCGCCGGCGGCAAGACCGACCTGCGTCCCGACCGTAAGCAGTTCAAAAGGCACCACAAGGAGGATGCAGCAGCTGAGCAGGGGGATGGCAACGGAGAGCCGGGTTCTGACCTAGAGGATAATATTAGTAATACATGTCTTGAAATTGCTAATGGAACTGAAGCAAATGCTAAAAAGAGTGATAAACAGTTAAAGAAGGAAGCAAGAAAACAAAG GGAACTAGAAATCAGTGCTATGGAGGAAAGGGCTTTGCAGGAAGATATACCACAAACTCCAGATGATTTTGAGAAGTTGGTTAGGAGCTCCCCAAATAGTAGTTTTATCTGGATAAAGTATATGGCAACTTTGTTAGATCTTGCAGATGTTAAGAAAGCACGTGCAGTAGCTGAGAG AGCTTTAAAAACAATAATCCCcagagaagaagaagagaaaCTAAATGTTTGGGTAGCATATTTCAATCTGGAAAATGAATACGGTAGTCCAAGGGAG GATGCTGTGAAAAAGGTATTCCAAAGAGCCTTGCAATATTGTGATCCCAAAAAGCTGCACTTGGCTCTTCTTGCGATGTACGAGAGGACCGAACAGTATGAGCTTGCAGATGAACTTCTAGACAGAATAACCAAAAGGTTCAAAACTTCCTGCAAG ATATGGTTATGCCGCATTCAGTTTGCCCTCAAGCAAGGCAAGGATGTTGAGTACATCAAAGCCATTGTAAACCGTGCACTTCTAAGTTTGCCACACAGAAAGCGCATAAAATTCCTCTCACAAACTGCTATTCTAGAATTCAAATGTGGGGTGCCTGAAGAAGGAAGATCCAGATTTGAACTAATATTGCGGGAGTACCCAAAAAGAACAGACCTTTGGAGTGTTTATCTAGACCAA GAAATCCGCCTTGGTGACGTAGAAGTTATACGGGCATTGTTTGAGAGGAGGGTGGCTTGTCTGACCCTACCTCCAAAAAAGATGCAG TTCTTGTTCAAGAAGTATCTTAACTTCGAGAAGTCACTGGGTAAAGACAACGAAAGAATTCAGCTTGTGCAACAGAAGGCAATCGAATATGTTCAGAGTTCACTGCCGTCACAAGACAACTCTTGA